Proteins co-encoded in one Lasioglossum baleicum chromosome 14, iyLasBale1, whole genome shotgun sequence genomic window:
- the Gos28 gene encoding golgi SNAP receptor complex member Gos28 translates to MQYPSTYYKKDRVISEQQMANSLGVVDWEDLRRQARHLENEIDAKLVAFSKLGINTGSKVVNSDEVPLLDEEHVFENMASEIEALLAKLFSINERMSELQPNGAAMLHTMQRHKDILKDYKLEFSKIRNNFAARRDREDLLGSVRKEIDNYKSVSGLNRREMFMKENQHIHNSDRLINDQISIAMETREHLMTQRQAFKRIQTRLNDISNRFPAVNSLVQRINLRKRRDSLIVGLIVGFCTFLMLLYAFH, encoded by the exons ATGCAGTATCCATCCACATATTATAAAAAAGATCGCGTGATTTCAGAACAACAAATGGCTAACTCGTTAGGTGTCGTCGATTGGGAAG ATCTGAGAAGGCAAGCAAGACACTTGGAAAATGAGATCGATGCGAAACTGGTGGCATTCAGCAAGCTTGGCATTAACACAGGATCTAAAGTTGTAAACAGCGACGAAGTGCCGCTGTTGGACGAGGAACATGTTTTCGAAAACATGGCTTCCGAAATAGAAGCCTTACTAGCTAAA TTGTTCTCGATAAATGAGAGAATGAGCGAATTACAACCTAACGGTGCTGCAATGTTGCATACCATGCAACGTCATAAAGATATATTGAAAGATTATAAACTGGAATTCAGTAAGATTCGAAATAATTTTGCAGCGAGAAGAGACAGGGAGGACTTACTCGGAAGCGTTCGTAAAGAAATAGA CAATTACAAAAGCGTAAGCGGACTAAATCGCAGAGAGATGTTCATGAAGGAAAATCAACATATTCATAA CTCGGATCGGTTAATCAACGATCAAATAAGCATAGCAATGGAAACACGGGAACATTTGATGACCCAGAGGCAGGCATTCAAACGTATACAAACCAGGTTGAATGATATATCGAACCGTTTCCCAGCAGTGAACAGTCTAGTGCAAAGGATAAATCTGCGCAAGAGACGGGACTCTCTTATTGTCGGACTTATCGTTGGTTTTTGCACGTTTCTAATGCTCTTGTATGCTTTTCACTAA
- the LOC143215849 gene encoding uncharacterized protein LOC143215849: MGNYVSKYFLRNTDTEKEETEVQSTSTDDQTIDDNFNTPVAQKTLPIDPRSVTSGINRTPIEVYSTPVGVNGKVLSTIPRHLQCKPYLETDLDHLPCLSPRKSVPTVEDEELNSLDGDFTNTEMQLTPPVTSSMSLRAVTLTDEERYSVLGIDPRSPAADFSRTPMLTPLSMILLKARHRVNSRRRCSYTDASRPGFSYCETSSEFNIPEIQVWPDLCMCKESCLNLMNNKVNEKLNESDSSWNHSSQTDSAEDKEIESGSNDENKIISDNYSDAKKNIKHKHVHTTDNDMIKIWRDPLILDDHTESDSNESQDTRVEKNISQLPKQEVDDDSFTKDILSLELSKWEINKRRADVYKKKKKFLKSEIKITIDENKISSFDDKNRTESTKIRAPLANRSNNGHIQTNVAINSPQQVIRNKNIKTTVSQENSSPHRYITKHKTRGFEWKPDSPVII, translated from the exons ATGGGGAATTACGTTAGcaaatattttcttcgaaataccGACACTGAGAAAGAAGAAACAGAAGTACAGTCCACTTCCACAGATGATCAAACTATTGATGATAATTTCAACACACCAGTAGCACAAAAAACATTGCCGATTGATCCTAGATCAGTGACTAGTGGTATTAACAGAACACCAATCGAG GTATATTCCACACCTGTTGGAGTAAACGGAAAAGTACTCTCCACGATTCCAAGGCATTTACAATGTAAACCGTACTTAGAAACGGATTTAGATCATCTGCCATGTTTATCGCCGAGGAAATCTGTACCGACAGTAGAGGACGAAGAATTAAATTCCTTGGATGGG GATTTCACGAATACAGAAATGCAATTAACACCTCCAGTGACCAGTTCGATGTCTCTAAGAGCAGTTACACTGACAGATGAGGAGCGTTACAGTGTCTTAGGCATTGACCCTAGATCACCAGCTGCAGATTTCAGTAGAACTCCAATGTTAACGCCACTATCTATGATTCTTTTAAAGGCTAGGCACAGAGTGAATTCAAGAAGACGGTGTAGCTATACTGATGCCTCTCGTCCAGGATTCTCTTACTGTGAAACTTCCTCGGAGTTTAATATCCCGGAAATACAAGTCTGGCCTGATTTATGTATGTGTAAAGAAAGTTGTTTGAATTTAATGAACAACAAAGTTAATGAGAAATTAAATGAATCTGACTCAAGTTGGAATCATTCATCTCAGACAGATTCTG CGGAAGACAAAGAAATAGAAAGTGGAAGCaatgatgaaaataaaataatttcagatAATTACAGTGATGCTAAAAAGAACATAAAACATAAGCATGTTCACACTACCGATAACGATATGATCAAAATATGGAGAGATCCATTAATATTAGACGATCACACAGAATCAGATTCAAATGAATCACAAGATACGCGCGTCGAAAAGAATATATCACAATTGCCAAAACAAGAAGTCGACGACGACAGCTTTACTAAAGATATACTGTCGTTGGAATTATCTAAATGGGAAATTAATAAAAGAAGGGCAGATGtatataaaaagaagaaaaagttcTTGAAATCAGAAATTAAAATTACGAtagatgaaaataaaatttccagTTTTGATGATAAAAATAGGACCGAGTCTACAAAG ATTCGAGCTCCTCTGGCTAATCGTTCAAACAATGGACACATCCAAACCAATGTAGCAATAAATTCGCCGCAACAGGTAATCAGAAATAAAAACATAAAGACTACAGTTTCACAGGAGAATTCGTCGCCGCACAGGTATATTACAAAGCATAAAACAAGAGGTTTTGAATGGAAACCAGACTCCCCAGTTATTATTTAA
- the LOC143215855 gene encoding RNA-binding protein 48-like, whose amino-acid sequence MNDGCKITKLPHHIQQKLCNTRPPYRQGKRLTSVKVYTINDESKHVVICGVPKLQLGEEVKKLVEPYGDVKRIHVVPDYPAEEFTEAYYLQYARIQSARIAKRFIDGKNFYGGSLHIFYVPEVETVAETKAKLAQRHREVGIRIKRNQKDALNPSTDKFVAPEQYHRKKRTPALPLTEERLTKHYPGETLTSIYDGIPQNIDPRPVSEPSLPSTSYNYQDNESITSATSQAPYSIDEAIIQTTASNTKLSRFDDVKRKKRNYKGQPVDTSIRNKIVRPSIINTSTIVNWDASDKKVFSNPKKVESNITIKLIAKNDNNKKRIVIKDPNVSQLVQPSKDLQLSIQEAKSKIRVAMQAKDSDNSV is encoded by the exons ATGAATGATGGATGCAAGATTACAAAACTTCCTCATCATATACAGCAGAAGCTTTGTAATACGAGACCACCTTACAGACAAGGGAAAAGGTTGACATCCGTGAAG GTTTATACGATAAACGATGAATCAAAACATGTTGTGATATGCGGAGTACCGAAGCTCCAATTAGGTGAAGAGGTAAAGAAGCTTGTCGAACCGTACGGGGATGTGAAAAGGATTCATGTAGTCCCTGACTATCCCGCAGAAGAGTTTACAGAAGCTTATTATTTACAGTATGCACGTATACAGAGTGCAAg AATAGCAAAACGGTTTATTGACGGTAAAAATTTTTATGGAGGTTCGTTGCACATATTTTATGTACCCGAGGTGGAAACTGTGGCAGAAACCAAAGCTAAGCTTGCTCAACGCCATAGAGAAGTGGGTATACGCATAAAGAGAAATCAGAAAGATGCACTGAATCCAAGTACAGATAAATTTGTTGCCCC GGAGCAATATCATAGAAAGAAGAGGACGCCAGCTTTACCATTAACAGAAGAACGTCTGACTAAACACTATCCTGGAGAAACATTGACTTCCATTTACGATGGTATTCCACAAAACATAGATCCAAGGCCAGTGTCTGAACCTAGTTTACCTTCAACTTCGTACAATTACCAAGATAATGAATCAATTACATCTGCCACATCACAAGCTCCATACAGCATAGACGAAGCTATTATTCAAACAACAGCAAGCAATACAAAATTATCAAGGTTCGATGATGTGAAacgcaaaaaaagaaattacaaaGGACAACCTGTTGACACTAGTATAAGAAACAAAATAGTTAGACCCTCAATTATAAACACAAGCACCATAGTAAATTGGGATGCCTCTGATAAAAAGGTTTTCAGTAATCCCAAAAAAGTTGAGAGCAATATAACAATTAAATTGATCGCGAAAAATGATAACAACAAGAAGAGAATTGTAATAAAAGATCCAAA tGTGTCACAATTGGTGCAACCAAGCAAGGACCTTCAACTTTCCATTCAAGAAGCCAAATCGAAGATACGAGTTGCAATGCAAGCAAAAGACTCTGATAATTCAGTATAA
- the LOC143215851 gene encoding uncharacterized protein LOC143215851, which yields MDTFEDDMFALSDEELPIQTPKCNPVEEHLMKQLSDVQARIEKTTNDIKEVQDTTRRILKHLQDHALYGESILSDSDSDLYTIDGQPAVKKKKRSIGKLGQILIVKNSWKRVLWDKWIIGIVLQNTSTQILYDPQIYIDLKGSNEVSGSSSFWSLADSMFWCRTDAIQPRKEVVATVVLDLPKFNENSYCDVYGTISYEVDEKQYQTPLSTVRLCLEETVDNSSGIKFTNNVEQNILALKSISIDKTVDIQIENRPGRGEQLLTFLEEKSFKDICPHVYVAKATGSLMFCLIEILPLVEGLARLRIFSKSSCQMNIILRLLRDQFPDMTVQDNDNYVHAAMVLLEELKLYVRNGSTFEHQMARVRTDLLIS from the exons ATGGATACGTTCGAAGATGATATGTTTGCTCTAAGCGACGAGGAGTTACCGATACAAACACCGAAATGCAACCCCGTGGAAGAGCATTTAATGAAACAGCTTTCCGATGTGCAAGCTCGCATTGAAAAAACAACTAACGATATCAAAGAAGTCCAAGATACGACAAGACGAATTCTAAAACATTTACAAGATCATGCTCTGTACGGAGAAAGTATACTCTCGGATTCTGACAGTGAC TTGTATACTATCGATGGGCAACCAGctgtgaaaaagaaaaaacgaagtATCGGAAAGCTTGGTcaaattttaattgtaaaaaataGCTGGAAACGCGTTCTTTGGGATAAATGGATCATTGGTATAGTTCTGCAAAATACTTCAACACA AATATTGTACGATCCCCAAATTTATATCGATCTAAAAGGATCCAACGAAGTTTCCGGTTCGTCGTCGTTCTGGTCATTGGCGGATAGTATGTTCTGGTGTCGGACCGACGCCATTCAGCCTCGAAAAGAAGTCGTTGCTACCGTCGTTCTCGATTTACCAAAATTTAACGAGAACTCGTATTGCGACGTGTACGGTACAATCTCGTACGAAGTCGATGAAAAACAATATCAAACCCCGTTGTCTACTGTCCGCCTCTGTCTCGAGGAAACGGTTGATAACAGCAGCGGAATCAAGTTCACGAACAACGTGGAGCAGAATATTTTGGCGCTGAAAAGTATATCGATCGACAAGACCGTTGATATACAAATCGAAAATCGTCCTGGACGAGGAGAGCAACTTTTAACATTCCTAGAGGAGAAATCGTTCAAAGACATCTGCCCGCACGTGTACGTCGCGAAGGCAACCGGAAGTCTGATGTTCTGCCTAATAGAGATACTGCCCTTGGTCGAGGGGCTGGCCAGATTACGAATATTTTCAAa GTCCAGTTGCCAGATGAATATAATTCTACGACTGTTAAGAGACCAATTTCCAGACATGACTGTTCAAGACAATGATAATTACGTCCACGCAGCAATGGTTCTATTAGAGGAATTAAAGCTGTACGTAAGAAACGGAAGTACTTTCGAGCATCAAATGGCAAGAGTTAGAACCGACCTACTTATCTCGTGA
- the LOC143215852 gene encoding carbohydrate sulfotransferase 11 isoform X1 codes for MSVGVRHEYRRKTVHREKMTPRRHVFAAIRRVLLVAGVITLLVLALSSQDAGNSVQQGLLLEEDSNLTPEERLMEEATNVETERRLAVRRKFLTERCAEEGLDRPGNDSLHRPNAWEFLVNKEYHLIWCNVFKAASTSWMYNFNLLAGYSPQFLKASKAVPVSLARHKYPRYTAEELNKFLNDSTSFLIVRHPFERLLSAYRDKLEHSLPHTFHSNLGAHIVWHYRSRDPKTNGRYGPRYPLFEEFVRWLLCQWRAGNELDMHWTPVVNFCTPCQVRFDVIAKFETLHEDQDYLIKQAHVGHIIKPEWKNPTRGVQTKDVIKNYFAQLSKTQINDLYEMFRYDFVLFDYSPDDYIALGRDENTELICKK; via the exons ATGTCCGTTGGTG TTCGACATGAGTACAGAAGGAAGACTGTCCATCGGGAGAAGATGACACCGCGACGGCACGTATTCGCGGCGATACGTCGAGTGCTATTGGTCGCCGGTGTGATAACGTTGCTGGTACTGGCCCTGTCGAGCCAGGATGCTGGCAATAGCGTGCAGCAAGGCCTTTTGTTGGAG GAAGACTCCAACCTGACCCCAGAAGAGAGACTAATGGAAGAAGCAACAAATGTTGAAACCGAGCGGCGTCTAGCTGTCAGAAGGAAATTTTTGACCGAGAGATGCGCGGAGGAAGGTTTGGACCGACCTGGGAACGATTCCCTTCATAGACCCAATGCCTGGGAGTTCCTTGTAAATAAAGAGTACCATTTGATATGGTGCAACGTCTTCAAAGCAGCATCGACGTCGTGgatgtacaattttaatttacttgCTGG ATACAGTCCACAGTTTTTAAAGGCCTCGAAGGCTGTACCAGTCTCTCTGGCCAGACACAAATATCCTAGATACACGGCAGAAGAATTGAACAAGTTCCTAAACGACAGTACCAGTTTCTTGATAGTCAGGCACCCTTTCGAAAGATTGCTGAGCGCCTACAGGGATAAACTGGAGCACAGTTTGCCACACACGTTTCACAGTAATCTGGGAGCTCATATCGTCTGGCACTACAGATCAAGG GATCCAAAAACAAATGGACGATACGGTCCAAGGTACCCATTGTTCGAGGAGTTTGTACGATGGTTGTTATGCCAATGGAGAGCCGGTAACGAACTGGACATGCATTGGACACCGGTCGTGAACTTTTGTACACCTTGTCAAGTGCGATTCGATGTGATAGCAAAATTTGAAACGCTTCAT GAAGATCAAGATTACCTGATAAAACAAGCTCATGTAGGACACATTATTAAGCCGGAGTGGAAAAACCCGACGAGAGGTGTTCAAACGAAAGACGTAATCAAGAATTACTTCGCTCAATTGTCTAAAACACAGATCAACGATCTGTACGAGATGTTTAG ATATGATTTTGTACTCTTCGATTATTCCCCTGATGACTATATTGCACTTGGGAGAGACGAAAACACAGAACTGATTTGTAAAAAGTAA
- the LOC143215852 gene encoding carbohydrate sulfotransferase 11 isoform X2 → MTIILYEDSNLTPEERLMEEATNVETERRLAVRRKFLTERCAEEGLDRPGNDSLHRPNAWEFLVNKEYHLIWCNVFKAASTSWMYNFNLLAGYSPQFLKASKAVPVSLARHKYPRYTAEELNKFLNDSTSFLIVRHPFERLLSAYRDKLEHSLPHTFHSNLGAHIVWHYRSRDPKTNGRYGPRYPLFEEFVRWLLCQWRAGNELDMHWTPVVNFCTPCQVRFDVIAKFETLHEDQDYLIKQAHVGHIIKPEWKNPTRGVQTKDVIKNYFAQLSKTQINDLYEMFRYDFVLFDYSPDDYIALGRDENTELICKK, encoded by the exons ATGACGATTATACTATAC GAAGACTCCAACCTGACCCCAGAAGAGAGACTAATGGAAGAAGCAACAAATGTTGAAACCGAGCGGCGTCTAGCTGTCAGAAGGAAATTTTTGACCGAGAGATGCGCGGAGGAAGGTTTGGACCGACCTGGGAACGATTCCCTTCATAGACCCAATGCCTGGGAGTTCCTTGTAAATAAAGAGTACCATTTGATATGGTGCAACGTCTTCAAAGCAGCATCGACGTCGTGgatgtacaattttaatttacttgCTGG ATACAGTCCACAGTTTTTAAAGGCCTCGAAGGCTGTACCAGTCTCTCTGGCCAGACACAAATATCCTAGATACACGGCAGAAGAATTGAACAAGTTCCTAAACGACAGTACCAGTTTCTTGATAGTCAGGCACCCTTTCGAAAGATTGCTGAGCGCCTACAGGGATAAACTGGAGCACAGTTTGCCACACACGTTTCACAGTAATCTGGGAGCTCATATCGTCTGGCACTACAGATCAAGG GATCCAAAAACAAATGGACGATACGGTCCAAGGTACCCATTGTTCGAGGAGTTTGTACGATGGTTGTTATGCCAATGGAGAGCCGGTAACGAACTGGACATGCATTGGACACCGGTCGTGAACTTTTGTACACCTTGTCAAGTGCGATTCGATGTGATAGCAAAATTTGAAACGCTTCAT GAAGATCAAGATTACCTGATAAAACAAGCTCATGTAGGACACATTATTAAGCCGGAGTGGAAAAACCCGACGAGAGGTGTTCAAACGAAAGACGTAATCAAGAATTACTTCGCTCAATTGTCTAAAACACAGATCAACGATCTGTACGAGATGTTTAG ATATGATTTTGTACTCTTCGATTATTCCCCTGATGACTATATTGCACTTGGGAGAGACGAAAACACAGAACTGATTTGTAAAAAGTAA
- the LOC143215852 gene encoding carbohydrate sulfotransferase 11 isoform X3 has product MEEATNVETERRLAVRRKFLTERCAEEGLDRPGNDSLHRPNAWEFLVNKEYHLIWCNVFKAASTSWMYNFNLLAGYSPQFLKASKAVPVSLARHKYPRYTAEELNKFLNDSTSFLIVRHPFERLLSAYRDKLEHSLPHTFHSNLGAHIVWHYRSRDPKTNGRYGPRYPLFEEFVRWLLCQWRAGNELDMHWTPVVNFCTPCQVRFDVIAKFETLHEDQDYLIKQAHVGHIIKPEWKNPTRGVQTKDVIKNYFAQLSKTQINDLYEMFRYDFVLFDYSPDDYIALGRDENTELICKK; this is encoded by the exons ATGGAAGAAGCAACAAATGTTGAAACCGAGCGGCGTCTAGCTGTCAGAAGGAAATTTTTGACCGAGAGATGCGCGGAGGAAGGTTTGGACCGACCTGGGAACGATTCCCTTCATAGACCCAATGCCTGGGAGTTCCTTGTAAATAAAGAGTACCATTTGATATGGTGCAACGTCTTCAAAGCAGCATCGACGTCGTGgatgtacaattttaatttacttgCTGG ATACAGTCCACAGTTTTTAAAGGCCTCGAAGGCTGTACCAGTCTCTCTGGCCAGACACAAATATCCTAGATACACGGCAGAAGAATTGAACAAGTTCCTAAACGACAGTACCAGTTTCTTGATAGTCAGGCACCCTTTCGAAAGATTGCTGAGCGCCTACAGGGATAAACTGGAGCACAGTTTGCCACACACGTTTCACAGTAATCTGGGAGCTCATATCGTCTGGCACTACAGATCAAGG GATCCAAAAACAAATGGACGATACGGTCCAAGGTACCCATTGTTCGAGGAGTTTGTACGATGGTTGTTATGCCAATGGAGAGCCGGTAACGAACTGGACATGCATTGGACACCGGTCGTGAACTTTTGTACACCTTGTCAAGTGCGATTCGATGTGATAGCAAAATTTGAAACGCTTCAT GAAGATCAAGATTACCTGATAAAACAAGCTCATGTAGGACACATTATTAAGCCGGAGTGGAAAAACCCGACGAGAGGTGTTCAAACGAAAGACGTAATCAAGAATTACTTCGCTCAATTGTCTAAAACACAGATCAACGATCTGTACGAGATGTTTAG ATATGATTTTGTACTCTTCGATTATTCCCCTGATGACTATATTGCACTTGGGAGAGACGAAAACACAGAACTGATTTGTAAAAAGTAA
- the LOC143215846 gene encoding CTP synthase-like, which translates to MKYILVTGGVISGVGKGVIASSFGTILKDCGIRVTSIKIDPYINIDAGTFSPYEHGEVYVLEDGGEVDLDLGNYERFLDITLHRDNNITTGKIYQHVILKERQGDYLGKTVQVIPHITNAIQEWVEKVANQPVTEDGAQPEVCIIELGGTIGDIEGMPFVEAFRQFQFRVKKENFCCAHVSLVPQPRSTGEPKTKPTQSSVRELRGLGLSPDLIVCRSEKPIGDTVKEKISSFCHVAPDQVITIHDLSSIYRVPLLMESQGVIEFLNDRLQLNVSRPQCSMQKWRKLADRIDHLRKEVNIALVGKYTKLEDSYTSVKKALQHACVEVDYKLNLTYIEADNLEQSQKLSDPVLYHEAWQRLCKSDGVIVPGGFGKRGILGKMEACKWCRTNDKPFLGICLGLQVAVIEFARNVLGMETANSTEIDPETDYPLVIDMPEHNPGQMGGTMRVGKRRTRFTTHNSVIKQLYGNKDHIEERHRHRYEINPKYIDILQGDGLHFVGHDDDNLRMEIAELEGHKYYVATQFHPEYLSRPLRPSPPFLGLILASIGKLKSYLARGCRRSPNQISDTESDNEYIAEPLKSSL; encoded by the exons atgaaatacattttagtgaccggtggTGTAATTAGCGGTGTCGGCAAAGGTGTAATTGCCAGCTCCTTTGGGACGATACTCAAAGATTGCGGTATTCGCGTGACGTCTATCAAGATCGATCCCTACATAAATATAGACGCCGGCACATTTTCTCCGTACGAACACG gTGAAGTATATGTTCTTGAGGATGGAGGCGAAGTAGATCTGGACTTGGGAAATTACGAACGTTTCTTGGACATAACATTGCACAGGGATAACAATATAACCACCGGGAAAATTTATCAGCATGTGATTTTAAAGGAAAGGCAGGGTGATTATTTGGGAAAAACTGTACAag TGATACCTCATATAACGAACGCTATCCAAGAATGGGTTGAAAAAGTGGCGAATCAACCAGTAACAGAAGATGGTGCTCAACCTGAA GTTTGTATTATTGAGCTAGGAGGCACAATAGGAGATATCGAAGGAATGCCCTTTGTTGAAGCTTTCAGACAGTTTCAGTTTAGGGTGAAAAAGGAGAATTTTTGTTGTGCTCATGTGTCTTTGGTACCACAA CCACGGTCTACAGGAGAACCGAAAACAAAGCCAACGCAATCCAGCGTGAGGGAATTACGCGGATTGGGCTTATCTCCTGATCTTATAGTTTGTAGATCAGAGAAGCCTATAGGCGACACAGTCAAAGAGAAAATTTCGAGTTTCTGCCATGTTGCTCCGGATCAG GTCATAACTATACATGATTTATCATCTATATATCGTGTACCATTGTTGATGGAGAGTCAAGGTGTGATCGAATTTTTGAATGACAGACTACAATTAAATGTGTCACGTCCGCAATGTTCCATGCAGAAATGGAGAAAGTTGGCAGATCGAATAGATCACTTACGAAAGGAGGTAAACATTGCGTTAGTGGGAAAGTATACCAAGTTAGAAGATTCCTATACGTCCGTGAAAAAAGCATTGCAACACGCTTGCGTCGAGGTTGACTACAAACTGAATTTAACG TACATAGAAGCTGATAATTTAGAACAAAGTCAAAAGCTGTCCGATCCTGTACTGTATCACGAAGCCTGGCAACGGCTTTGCAAAAGCGA TGGCGTGATCGTGCCAGGAGGTTTTGGTAAAAGGGGAATACTAGGTAAAATGGAGGCATGTAAATGGTGTAGAACGAATGACAAACCGTTTCTTGGTATTTGCCTGGGGCTACAAGTGGCTGTCATCGAATTTGCTCGAAACGTTTTGGGCATGGAGACGGCAAACAGTACAGAAATTGATCCGGAAACAGACTATCCTCTTGTTATCGATATGCCAGAACATAATCCGGGTCAGATGGGAGGAACTATGAGAGTTGGGAAAAGACGTACTCGTTTTACAACCCACAATTCCGTCATAA AACAATTGTATGGAAATAAGGACCATATAGAGGAAAGGCATAGGCATAGGTATGAAATTAATCCAAAGTATATCGACATCTTACAAGGGGATGGACTCCATTTCGTAG GTCACGACGACGATAATCTACGTATGGAAATAGCGGAGTTAGAAGGGCATAAATATTATGTTGCCACACAATTCCATCCCGAATACTTGTCTAGGCCTTTGAGGCCTTCACCTCCATTCTTAGGATTAATTTTAGCAAGTATCGGTAAATTAAAGTCTTACCTGGCCAGAGGTTGCAGGCGTTCACCTAATCAAATTAGTGATACTGAATCAG ATAACGAGTATATTGCGGAACCGTTGAAGAGCAGCCTTTAA